CGATTTGCCATGATGCCGTCCTACCTTCGTACTCCCGGTCAGGTCGTTTTCGAGTTTCATGCCGACAAGACCTCGACTCGAGCCTTGGTTTCCCATCTGAAACATAAGGGTGCACTTGTGCGCCATCTCTGGATATGCCCGTGGTATGCTCGGGAGCATGTTCGGGGTTTCGACATGCTCCGGTTTTTGTTTTACCGGAGGCTTGGTGTAACAATTCTTTTTGGGTCAAATATCCTATGTTAATATGTAATATGTAGTATCATTTTTTACTACTTCAAGACCCTTGACGACGTCAGCGGGACAAGGCTGAGGGAAATATTTTCTCGCAATTTCTGTTGGCATCGGTTTGCCAGACCGGGTCCTTGGAACGTCCTCTCCGTCATTCGCAATACGGAAAATGTCGTCTTCGTAGCTCAATTGAAACATGACCCTTCTGAAGACGAAGCACGAGGGAAACCAGCATGCCTTCAGCGAAAATTTTCTCCACAGGCACCACATGGGCTTCAAATGAACGAACCATTCAAGGTGACTACATAGTACGTACTGTTGGAGCAGAACTGTGGAGTCCACTACGAGGACCGGGCCGAAAGTAGCAATATATACCAGGCATCAGCAAATAAGATGAACTACATAGTAGAGCGTGATTGGATATCATGGTGTAGGGAACTATCTACCTTAGCTAGCTACAAGGTCAGACATGGAATTttcgctttttcttcttcacatCCATACCTAAAGGTTGATCCGTTAGCTCAATCGCATTTACCCGTCAGGCTCTCATTCTATTTCAGATATTCGAGTTGACTTTCTGTGGGGCTTCCAGCTTTACAACCTGACATCTTTAACTTCTGGATCAATCGTGATAAGTCCTTTTGTTCAAATCGTCTTAAATCATTCAATGGCGTATCTACATCTTTTAGTGACATACTGTGATCTAGTTGCCTCCGAGCTTAATACTTTGGCCACCCTCCCAGGATTCCCCGGCCTCCAAAGTCTGCCAACCATTCACAGCACCGGCCTCCACGCAAACCATCTTCTTGTAACCGTCATCGGGGCTGAAATCGCCCATGCCCTTTGCCTTCTCAATCCATGGGTTCCACACGACTGCGTCGTTTAGCCCTTCACGCGTAATGCTGAACAGGTCCTTCTCCTGCCCTGATGATGTAGACGCGATAACGAGCGGAACTGTGGGGTCAAGGTCCTTGTACACGCGGTCCGTTTCAGAGCTGAACTTGATGGAGGGGGCGGATTCGGTATGAGAGCTTGCGTTTTGCACCTTGTCGATGTATGTCTTCCCCTGCAGGTTCTTGACGTGAATCTGAGAAATATCCTACCGATTCAAACAATCTATTAGCCACCACTTATCCCTCTTCCCCAGAAGGGGCAACTcgaaaaaaaggaaatggaAACCCACCTTAATGCCGAAGTAAGTATGTAGCAACACCTGGAACTCAAAGCTCTGCTCTCCCTGGTTCCGCACCTGCAGCGAAGTTCCCAGCCCCTCCGGCGAAAGTGTAACACTGTAGACTAGTCCGAACTCGTGTGGCCATTTCGACTGAAAATCGGAGGTGAGCATTGCGGAAGACAGCCCGAAGT
Above is a window of Aspergillus puulaauensis MK2 DNA, chromosome 2, nearly complete sequence DNA encoding:
- a CDS encoding D-hexose-6-phosphate mutarotase (COG:G;~EggNog:ENOG410PIY0;~InterPro:IPR014718,IPR008183,IPR011013,IPR025532;~PFAM:PF01263;~go_function: GO:0003824 - catalytic activity [Evidence IEA];~go_function: GO:0016853 - isomerase activity [Evidence IEA];~go_function: GO:0030246 - carbohydrate binding [Evidence IEA];~go_process: GO:0005975 - carbohydrate metabolic process [Evidence IEA]), producing MDRSNKPAAIGVTATPPQPTISLANNVVQANLPSGESVTVNLHGATVTSWKTANGTEQLWLSEAAILDGSKPIRGGIPVVFPVFGPPPPNHATSALPQHGFARSSLWEFLGKSSSESSGSAAADDTVKLDFGLSSAMLTSDFQSKWPHEFGLVYSVTLSPEGLGTSLQVRNQGEQSFEFQVLLHTYFGIKDISQIHVKNLQGKTYIDKVQNASSHTESAPSIKFSSETDRVYKDLDPTVPLVIASTSSGQEKDLFSITREGLNDAVVWNPWIEKAKGMGDFSPDDGYKKMVCVEAGAVNGWQTLEAGESWEGGQSIKLGGN